The stretch of DNA CCGACCGTCAACAATTGACCGTCAACGGTTGACCGTCAACGATCAAGCATGGCTGTGAGAGTTGAATGGCACATCACCAGCGGCACACGCTTGAACCGAAGAACAAACGGTAGGAGCCCGATACTCACAAAGTAGGGCTCATAGCGCACGCCGTATTGCATCTGGTTAGCCTTTGTAGGTTCCTCAGCACACACGTCAGTTAAATGAAGGTAGACAGGCAAACAAATGCCGTTTCAATGGGAGTGAAGGTGTGCCCAGCGGGCGAGCAGTGGGCGACACTCTCGCCTAGCGAGACACTTGAATACTGGTTGTAGTGAGCAGTCACGTCCACTATGGACCgatatgaatgcgggcagctggctttAGGTGGGAATATGCACGGGCATGAGAGTGGGGTTTTTGGTGGGACAGAGCCCCGCAAAGCCAAGCATATCCAGACTACGCAATTCGGAccgtgtctggaaccgggaccaaaggggttagacgaaccgggaccaatgaccctgATCCCCGGCCGGCGCCCTGGCCTCACGAACTGGGACTGATGCAccctttggtcccgattcgtgagtgaaccgggattaatgcccttaCCAGGCgtcaaccaaagccctgttttctactagtgacggcTGCATGTGGTTTAGGGTCGATGTTAGAGATGCCCCAAATGAAAAAAGTGGAAGTACAATGGTTACCACAAATTTCTACTATGCATGTAAATGGTTTGCGTCGTCGATGCAAAATTTGGCCCTCTGCTTCTTTTACTGTTTAATCACTGATGAAGACAGCAGAAATTCCCATTTTGAAATGAAGTTTATATGCGCTTTCACTATTCCGCAATTGCTAGCCAAATTATAGTATAACTCAGGACGCGTCGAAGCCAAAGTTGTTATATTTATTCTCATGTAACGTAGTTTTTCAGGTTTCGGTTTCCACCACTTTGCTTTCTGCAGGGAGTTTTACTTCATTTATTCTAGCAGAAGCTGTATCGCAGCACGCTCGTGCCATAACTGGTACGCCGGATTCGGCAGCATCTCCACGCTCTATGTCATGAGATCACTGGTACGCGCCGGGTGCGAGGCGCGGGCACACGACGGCCCTGAGCGGCACCTTCTTCTGCAGCGCGAGGCCGAACTCCTCGTCCATGTCCATCCCGGCGGTGCCACCCTCCGGCACCTCCCAGTCGAAGGCGTGCACCAGCGCGCCCAGCATGTGGTGCACCAGGGTCACCCCCATGCGCGCGCCCGCGCAGATCCTCCTGCCGGCGCCGAACGGGATGAGCTCGAAGTGGCTCCCCAGGGGCTCCACCTTCCTCCCCTCCTCCGTCATGAACCTCCCCGGGTCGAACCTCGCCGGCTCCGGCCACACCGCCGGGTCCCGGCCGATGGCCCAGATGTTGACGAGCAGCCTCGTGCCCTCCGGGACGTGGTACCCCTGCACCGTGCATGGCTCGGTGGAGACGCGGGGCAGGCTGAGCGGCGTCGAGGGGTGCAGGCGGAACGTCTCCTTGCAGATGGCGTGGAGGTAGGGGAGGCGCGGGACGTCGGATTCTTGGAGGAAGCGGTGTCGGCCCACCACGGCGTCCGTCTCCGCCTGTGCTCGTCGGAGGATCGCCGGGTTCGCCAGCATCTCCGCCAGCGCCCACTCGATCGTGCTCGACGACGTGTCCGTCCCCGCCGTGAACAGgttctgcatgcatgcatgtgtgtcatGTGTCATGTCtgatgagtgcatgcatgtgtTTGGTTATTTACAGGGGGGTGTACACGTACGTTGAGTAGAGCTTTGATGTTGAGGTCAGTGACGCCGTCCTCCCCGGCACGGGCATCGCCACGACACGCGATCAGCCGGTCGACAAGGTCCGGCTGGCGGCCGTGCTGCCTGTCACTGTCGGCCTCATGTTCGGACAGCAGCCGGCTCCAGACCCTGTCAAGCCTCGCCGACAGCCGGCGCATTCTCCGGCCGAGCCCCTGCAGGTCCATCCACGCCACGGCCGGCAGGAAGTCGCCGAGGTTCACCAGCCCGGCAGTGGTCATCAGCTCCACCACCATCTCCTTGAACTCCCTCGCCTCCTCGTCCCCGGCCTCGTCCAGCACTCGCCGGCCCACCACCGCCTGCCCGATGATGTTGGCCATCGCGCAGAACAGGAACTCCGGCACCTCCACCGCTCCGCCACGCCGGCTCATCGCGCGGACCATGCGGCCGACCTCCTGGCGGCGCGCGTCCGCCCAGTCGGCGACCGCCTGGGGGCCGAGCAGGCCGAGGCTGCACTCCCGGCGCAGGCGGCGCCACCTGGGGCCGTAGGGGGCGAAGACGAGGTCCTGGGCGCCGTACGCCAGCACCGTGGGCGCCACGTCGTCCGCGGGCCGGTCGAGGAAGCTGCCGCCGTGGTCCCTGAGGAAGAGGCGCGCCGCGTCCGGCGTGGAGGCCACCACGACGCCCTGCCTGCCGAGGGTCAGGTGCATGATCGGGCCGTGCAGCCTCGCCAGAGCGGCGAGCGCCCGGTGCGGCGCCCGGCCCAGCAGCGGCAGCGCGCCAACCATCGGGTAGCCCCGCGGGCCGGGAGGCAGTGGCAGCGGCGACGCACGCTTGGTCCGGAGGATGGTGCGCGTGAGGTAGTGGAGGACAACGTACATGATCGCTAGGACTAGGAGCTCTTGAAACATGGCGATGGTAGTAGCACTGCCCGGCTCCATAGTCGATGTCGATCTCGTGTCGTGCAGAGAAGAAGTGAAGGCTTTTATAGGGCAAAATTGACCGTGCGACTCCGTCGTAAAATCTACCATTCCTAGACGACTTTGGTCAATCGATCTACCGTTCCCTGTCGTGGCCATGCCGACCGTCAATCTACCATTCCGTCTTGAAACAGACAGAATCCAATTACGTACTTTAATTAGTTAGAGTAGATTGCTTAGGCGTGTCAGAGTCGAAGTAGATAGAAAGCATGCATTTTATCCATGAAATGGCATAGCTAACTAACTTTAAGACGAGAGGGAATGGTAGATTGACGACCAAGATAGTAAAGACCTAGCTGGGTAGGTGTTGCTAACGGCCGTGCCGGTGTGAGAACGAACATGTTCATTTGTTTTTGGAAATGCTATCGCGAACGCTCTCCCGGAGCGCAACCATGGCGAACGCTCTCCCTGCCATCGCACGGATGTTGGCACATGGCCAGCGCCACGTAGATCAGCTGGAGGCGTTCGTTGTGAAGCATTTTTTTGGCAACCAAACTCCTTTTTCTCTCTCAAAAATGTACCCAGGGGACTCTAACCAAAGACCCCGTCATCACTTGGACAGAAGCAACTTGCGTGCACGCTGGACTAGAACCATGGAGGGCATAAAATGGCATAGCTAACTAACTTTAAGGCAAGAGGGAATGGTAGATTGACGACCAAGATTGTAAGAACCTGGCTGGGATACTCCTTCCGTTTCAAAATAATTGAAGTTTTAGgtttgtcttaagtcaaactttgtaaagtttcatCAAGTTTATACAAGAGTATCAACATCAACAACATCAAATTTTatcattagattcattatgaaatatatttgatattgtagatCGTAGCACATTTTTCTATAGACTTGGTCAAACCTTTTTCCCCCCACAAGAAAACCTTTAATTTTTTTGACTGAGGACAATCCCATTACTTCAATTATTTTGAAACGGATGAAGTAGTTGCTGATTACCAGTTACCACAGTGACTGGCCGTGTCAGAGTCGAAGTATATAGAAAGCATGCATTTTATCCATGAAATGACATAACCTAAGTAACTTTAAGACGAGAGGGAATGGTAGATTGACGCCCAAGTTTGTAAAGATCTGGCTGGGAAGGTGTTGCTAACGGCTGTGCCAGTGTGAaatggacgagacttgcctgctctcagcgcgtgctcccatccgtgctcccgcgtacatgacttgatttgattggaacaaaataaggtccggccgcacccccttaaaatcaggggtggatgattagattagaaaggaaaaaggaaaaaggacagccgtaggatgaagtgggagcacgggtGGGAGCATGGGAGGGAGCAAGCAAGCCGGATCCGTATGAAATGCTCTCCCGGAGTGCAACCCCGGCGAAAGCTCTCCCAACTGTCGCACGTACGGATGCCGGCACATGGCCAACGCCACGTAGACCAGTTGGAGTTGTTCGCTGTGAAGCAATTTTTGACAAACAATCTCTTTTTTCTCTCTCTGAAAATATGTACCCAAGGGACTCTAACTAAAGACCCCCTTCACCTATATATTTTGAAGCTGAATTCTTTTTTATTTTGATTTTTCATTAAAAATCCAGGATTCCCCCCAATATTGATAGAACAAAAAAAATCCTTTTTACATGGGAATTTTTCCAAACGTTCCATGTGCCTTTTTATTAAATATAGCATAGCACTTTTTAAGGTCTTTTTTCTAATGCCCTCATGGCAATTTTTTATTAAGGGCATGAAATTTTGATAATTAGTAGCATGTCATTTTTATGGCAATTTTCTTATGCATGTCATTTTAATTAATAGTAACATGACTTTTTATTGTCAAGAGGATAGAACTTTTATGATTAAGATCACGGCATTTTTATTATTAATAAGATGGATTTTTTTGCAGGTGAACATGGAGTTTTTATTATTAGGAGGATGGTAGTTTATTATTAACAGGTTGGTAGTTTTATTATTGAGAGAAGGCCATTTATATTATCAAcaggatgatagttttattattaaGACGATGGCAATTTCATTTTTGTTGGCATGGCATTTTTTATTATCATGGTAAATTATAAATTATATAAATGACAGTTTTGTAAAGTAGCATGGCAATTTCCATATTATTCAGAACATGGCATTTATAAATGTATGTTTTTCTCGTTTTTTATAAGGAAATGTGTATTTTTTGTTCATGGCATTTTTATCTAGAGGATGGTAGTTTTAAAGTTTAGCATGGCAGGTTTTTTTCTAGACCACAAGACCTTTTTTTATCATACACATTGTAAATTTATAAATGAGAGAAATGACAGTTTTGTAAAGTAGCATGGCATATTTCATAACTCAGAGAATGGAGTTTCAAAAAATTAGGTTTTCTCTATCTTTTATAAGAAAATATATTTTTGGTTTatgacatttttttaaaataagaaGTTAACTGGGCCATTAGGGTCAATCAAGGTCGCCCTGGCCTACGCCATAACGAACGATCAGAGATCCCCTGACGAATGAATCGATTGATGGGAGCAGTTCCCAGATAATCAGTCACTAGATATTTGGGTCTTTTTTTGTGCCAGTGTAGGTGGTTGTGCTTGCCTAGCTAGTGTTCATGTAAGCAGGCTCCGGCTGGTGCTCACATGGGGTCGTACCACAACAGAATTGATTTGTGTACGATCTCCAAATGAAAATTTAATCCTAAGTTTGTCGTTCAAGTGGTCATTTGATCCCGGTGTTGATTAGTGTCGGACAAAAAGTGTAATAATTGAAATTTGGAATGAATTAAACACATATTTGGAGAATTGGTAAATCTCACGGTGAGGGTACGTAATGAGAGAATATTCAGTGATACCACACCTTAAATGCTCCCATGACACCTAAAAAAATCAATTTAAATGTATAATATAATctgagaaaaaaaatcatgaatgttCAAAAGGAATGTGTCTACAACCCCTAAAAATTTCAGCTTCACGCTCGAAATGCCCAttaagaaacaaaaaagacaaatccagaTGTGAATCGTGTCAATTTCGGTTTTGACTTTGTGTGATACAATTCATGttagatttgtcatttttgtttctcaatgtgtaTTTCAAATTTGGATCTGGGTTTTTAGGGGTTGTAATCACATACGCTGTGAATATTCATCTTTAGAACTTTTTTAAACGTTTAAAATTATTTTTTCAAAGTTGGTATCATAGGAGCATTTATGATGTAGTATCACGTGATAGTCTCCTGGCAGTTAATATGCCAGGAGTGTCTAAAGATTCGATTTTTGGAGTTCTCGTGTCCAACATGATTCTTATACATTTTGTGCTAGCGAAAATTATCTCATGCGAGGACAATTATATTTATATGACAGGCGATGCGCCTTGAAATCCTGCAAAACATTTTGTGTCAGACAAGTGACACTAAATTAGCTGTGTAATTGGATGTAGTGTTTTTGAGCTCGAGCTCGGGTGAACGGTAACACAAAAAGttgaaaacaaattcaaaaaattgtGAGTTTTTGGCAAATGTTTTGAGTGCTCACAAAATTTCATCCTGGAATGGCATTCGTGAAAGTCATGGCAGAAAAAACCGATGCTCCAAAAGTGCTATTTTGACAGCATTTTGGAGTGTTGGTGTTTTTTGCCATGACTTTCACGAATGTCATTCCGAGATCAAACTTCAAGCATTGAAAACATTTGTCAAAATCCGCCACAAAAACTTTTCAGATTTCTCgaatttgttttctatttttttggagTGTACCTTTCGTcatgagctcatttgagctcgcgaGCAGAAGACGACTTTCGGTGTAATTAGCACTAAATCAACCACCGCCACGTTCGAATTAAAGATGCCTTGAATTTTCCGAACCATGTACTTTTCTTGTTTTGCATGAGATCCGTGATGAACCCGGGGTAAAGGGTGAGGGTGGGTTGTCGGTCATTGTCAGCTTGCGTAGCAATAGGTTTGTTTGTTTATTCTATATAAGGGAAATAGTGGTACATATAGGCGGAAATGCTTCACCACCGGATGTGGTATTTTTTCCACTTTTAATAGTATAATAAAGTTGGTGCAACCGACACCAAGCAAGTCGTCACCTACTTTATGTACCACTCACGCTGTAGTTTGATATAAGacatgtttttgcaaaaaaaatataagatgttttgtagcacttaaaacgtcttatattaaattAGGAAGGCAATATCTTTTTATATCAGCACTTCATACCTGGAGTATAAATTTAATACGGAGAGGCATAAGGAGATGCTAAGTCGATATAAACAAGCGAGCCGATCAAGAACGCTTGAGAGTTTTCACaactttttcttttttgaaaagaaATATAATATCATGAAGATATCAATTACACCAGTCTCTGCACCAACAAAATATCGAAAAACATTAAGAATGCACATAgtcaacaaaaaaaaagagaaatttaAAAATGAAGACTATTGTCCACCCATGTTGCCGCCCCTCCTGCCAAGGTCGCCGCTGCAAGTCCTCAACACCCGACAACAAAGAAAAACCTGTGCTGCCATTCTTCAACGGAACCAAAACTCCTCTCCGCCATTACAAGTCTCCGATCGCAGCCACCATGACTTTCTTCATCACTGTCAACATCATGGAAATCTATACTTAGACATATCCCATGGCAACAGCAAGACTGGGAAGCTTTCGCGCCACATCCTCATGAAGCCTCTCTGACCAAAGACGAGTGCTCGCCCGACCGGATCAATTCCAATGCAGAAATCCAGTGACGCCATGCGTCAAAAGCTGAGATCTCCGAGAGGAAGACCGGAACCTGTCGGTGTACAGATCGAGGAGGCCGGCATGAAGCAGATCAAAGTTTTGAAGATTGAAGAACAACCGGGCCAAAACCACGGGGCTCCCCTGGATCGCGACGGTTGGAGATCCTATAGAGTCTGGCCAAACTAGCCGCCTCCTGCCTTTCGTTCCCAGCCCAGCCCGCGCGACATCACCACCGCCGCCACGCGAGGCCACTGCGCCGGCAACTGTCGGTCCCTTTTGCGCATCGCGCCTTCCGCATCTGGAGGAGAGCCACCAGCTATGACGAGCACCGAGTGACGGAGaagaccccgccgccgccaccaccacgcgGGCTTTGCCGGAGGTGGCCACCGGCGGCGAGGGGAGAGGGGCAGGCGGAGGGCGTTCCTGGCGGCGGGGGTTGAGTTGCCGCCCGTGTCGCCCAACCTAGGCAACGCGGGGGCCGTGCGTGGCCAATGGATGGATCTTGGCCACCGGCATAGCTCATTAGAGTTTTCACAGCTTAATCATTTATGGAAACTTCCGTGATTGTCTGCATCATAGATATGCACGAAGTCAAACTCATGAGCGGGGCGATGCGCGAGGACATGGGCCCGAGCACGCACGTTTAAGAGTTTTCACAGCTTAATCACCTGATGTAAACTTTGCGCTTGTCATCTCTGCAGTCTGCACCATCAGTATGCATGAAACCAAATGCATGAGCAGGGATAACACGTGAGGACGTGAGCCGaagcacacacacttagtttcgtAGCTTAATCACCTAATGCAAATTGCACTTGTTGTATATGCATCATCAATATGCACGAAGCCAAACTCATGAATGGGACGGCACGCAGGGACATGAGTTCGAACACGCACACCTAAAGAGTTTTCGCAGGTAATCACCTGATGTAAACTTTGCGCTTGTCGTGTGTCTACATCATCAATATGCATGAAGCCATACTCATGAGCGGGACGATGCGCGAGGATGTGAGCCCGATCACGTACACTTTAAAAGTTTTCGCAGCTTAATCAACTGGGGAAAGTAGTGGCTGCACCCACCTTCGGTGCATCCACgaagtgaacagtaaattcaaaaaaaaaagtcaACGAATTAAAAAAATTGAAACTTGGTGAATGTGATTATGAGCTAATGTTTTAGGAGCTTGCAAAGTTTGGTCATCAAAAAATATCAAATGATTCCTAAAATCTAAAAAGTGCATACGCACTTTCTGGGCGAACTGAGGGGCCGCGTCGTGACCGCCCGATGCGGGCCAATCGTGCGGCCACGCACGTCAGGTGTTACCTGGTCGGGCAGCCACCCCACCCGTCATCCCACCCCGTCCAGCCGCTGATCCCACCAGGCCGCTCTCTCT from Triticum dicoccoides isolate Atlit2015 ecotype Zavitan chromosome 6A, WEW_v2.0, whole genome shotgun sequence encodes:
- the LOC119317373 gene encoding flavonoid 3',5'-hydroxylase 1-like, producing the protein MEPGSATTIAMFQELLVLAIMYVVLHYLTRTILRTKRASPLPLPPGPRGYPMVGALPLLGRAPHRALAALARLHGPIMHLTLGRQGVVVASTPDAARLFLRDHGGSFLDRPADDVAPTVLAYGAQDLVFAPYGPRWRRLRRECSLGLLGPQAVADWADARRQEVGRMVRAMSRRGGAVEVPEFLFCAMANIIGQAVVGRRVLDEAGDEEAREFKEMVVELMTTAGLVNLGDFLPAVAWMDLQGLGRRMRRLSARLDRVWSRLLSEHEADSDRQHGRQPDLVDRLIACRGDARAGEDGVTDLNIKALLNNLFTAGTDTSSSTIEWALAEMLANPAILRRAQAETDAVVGRHRFLQESDVPRLPYLHAICKETFRLHPSTPLSLPRVSTEPCTVQGYHVPEGTRLLVNIWAIGRDPAVWPEPARFDPGRFMTEEGRKVEPLGSHFELIPFGAGRRICAGARMGVTLVHHMLGALVHAFDWEVPEGGTAGMDMDEEFGLALQKKVPLRAVVCPRLAPGAYQ